Proteins from one Nitrobacteraceae bacterium AZCC 2146 genomic window:
- a CDS encoding aspartate dehydrogenase (product_source=KO:K06989; cath_funfam=3.30.360.10; cog=COG1712; ko=KO:K06989; pfam=PF01958,PF03447; superfamily=55347), translating into MKIALIGPGAIGSWIEERLDPKPLIVRRGDALPMVDIVVEVAGHAALAQYGAAALQQGSDLVIASIGALADETLWQSLQQAATRAKILLPAGAVAGIDALAAARLGGLDSVRYSSRKPPASLSDALPLDRESIVFEGNARHAALQFPKNANVAATIALAGIGFEKTEVRIIADPTLTQNVHVLEARGAFGSFSMTIAGRPLPGNPKSSSLTAMSVLRCIQNRQSSIVL; encoded by the coding sequence ATGAAGATCGCCTTGATCGGCCCCGGCGCCATCGGATCGTGGATCGAGGAGAGACTCGATCCGAAGCCGCTGATCGTTCGCCGCGGCGATGCGCTGCCGATGGTGGACATCGTGGTGGAAGTCGCCGGCCACGCCGCGCTGGCGCAGTATGGCGCAGCGGCGCTTCAGCAGGGCAGCGATCTCGTCATCGCCTCGATCGGCGCGCTGGCCGACGAAACGCTGTGGCAGTCCCTGCAGCAGGCCGCGACGCGCGCAAAAATCCTGCTGCCGGCCGGCGCCGTGGCGGGCATCGATGCGCTGGCCGCCGCGCGTCTCGGCGGCCTCGACTCCGTGCGCTACTCCTCGCGAAAACCGCCGGCGAGCCTGTCCGATGCGCTGCCGCTGGACCGCGAAAGCATCGTGTTCGAGGGCAACGCCCGCCACGCCGCGCTGCAGTTTCCGAAGAACGCCAATGTCGCGGCGACCATCGCGCTGGCCGGAATCGGCTTCGAGAAGACGGAGGTGCGGATCATCGCCGATCCGACGCTGACGCAGAACGTCCACGTGCTGGAAGCGCGCGGGGCGTTCGGCAGCTTCTCCATGACCATTGCCGGACGCCCGCTGCCGGGCAACCCGAAGAGTTCGAGCCTCACGGCGATGAGCGTGCTGCGCTGTATCCAGAACCGGCAGTCGTCCATCGTGCTGTGA
- a CDS encoding acetyl esterase/lipase (product_source=COG0657; cath_funfam=3.40.50.1820; cog=COG0657; pfam=PF07859; superfamily=53474): MTDRTHSKAPLPDIPADLRQLMAEVGPRWRDSVAKNVDLMIERFSEVLKRSPRDGVTAHAGITYGDHERHAFDVFLPETMTTTTPVVLFAHGGAFVSGHRNRSEQIYSNVLYYLARHGIAGINIGYRLANHAIFPAATEDIAAVVAWAHEHAADYGWDPARIFLMGHSAGAAHAGSYAYDPRFRPADGTKLAGMIVVSGRVRIDNLPENPNAGKVEVYYGPDASKFDDYSPVAHIDKHSIPTFVAWSEFENPLIDVYCAELVYRLAHAKRKAPPSMWLSGHNHTSSIGQIGTSDDALGQAIVDFVRNPR; this comes from the coding sequence ATGACCGACCGCACCCACAGCAAGGCGCCCCTGCCCGACATTCCCGCCGATCTCAGGCAGCTGATGGCGGAGGTTGGTCCGCGCTGGCGCGACAGCGTGGCGAAGAACGTCGACCTGATGATCGAGCGCTTTTCCGAGGTGCTGAAACGGAGCCCGCGCGACGGCGTCACCGCCCACGCCGGCATCACCTATGGCGACCATGAGCGCCATGCCTTCGATGTGTTCCTGCCGGAGACGATGACGACGACGACGCCGGTGGTGCTATTCGCCCATGGTGGCGCCTTCGTCAGCGGGCACCGCAACCGCTCCGAGCAGATCTACTCCAACGTTCTGTATTACCTGGCGCGCCACGGCATCGCCGGCATCAACATCGGCTACCGCCTCGCCAACCACGCCATCTTCCCGGCCGCCACCGAGGATATCGCCGCCGTGGTGGCATGGGCGCATGAACATGCCGCGGACTACGGCTGGGATCCCGCGCGCATCTTCCTGATGGGTCATTCGGCCGGCGCTGCCCATGCTGGCAGCTACGCCTACGATCCGCGCTTCCGCCCTGCGGACGGCACCAAGCTCGCCGGCATGATCGTGGTCAGTGGCCGCGTCCGCATCGACAACCTGCCGGAGAATCCGAACGCCGGAAAGGTCGAGGTCTACTACGGACCGGACGCATCGAAGTTCGACGACTACTCGCCGGTCGCCCATATCGACAAGCACAGCATCCCGACCTTCGTCGCCTGGTCCGAATTCGAAAACCCGCTGATCGACGTCTATTGCGCCGAGCTGGTATACCGGCTGGCCCACGCCAAGCGCAAGGCGCCGCCGTCCATGTGGCTGTCCGGCCATAACCACACCTCGTCGATCGGACAGATCGGGACATCGGACGATGCGCTCGGCCAGGCGATCGTCGATTTCGTGCGCAACCCGCGCTAA
- a CDS encoding NitT/TauT family transport system substrate-binding protein (product_source=KO:K02051; cath_funfam=3.40.190.10; cog=COG0715; ko=KO:K02051; pfam=PF09084; superfamily=53850) — translation MSKGNLTRRGILQAGASVAASLSLPAIVNAQSLKSLRPVSFQADWIYGGPNAGFIVAKEKGYFADAGFDVTINQGKGSGNTAQIVASKAAQFGFADGFVAGNSVSKGMKLKMVGGIYRRNPCAAMVLEESDIKTPKDLEGKTVGIATGSAQFQQWPAFMKGAGLDPGKVRVVNVDGAGAGPALISGQINAVGGFAQGYIPAIEIRGKKKVRAFWYADEGVTAMSNGMIVHQDLLTETDLIRGMVRASIKGFLYGRAHPDELTQIVKKYSETTDMAITLREAQLSWNTWVTPTTANKPLGWMAAEDWASTVAVLKAYGGVTTPLEAAELFTNDFVPTEAEFIPPQSA, via the coding sequence ATGTCCAAAGGTAATTTGACGCGCCGCGGTATCCTGCAGGCCGGCGCCTCGGTCGCCGCGTCATTGTCGCTTCCGGCCATCGTCAACGCACAGTCGCTCAAGTCGCTGCGGCCGGTGAGCTTCCAGGCCGACTGGATCTATGGCGGACCGAACGCCGGCTTCATCGTTGCCAAGGAAAAGGGCTATTTTGCCGACGCCGGCTTCGACGTCACCATCAACCAGGGCAAGGGCTCCGGCAACACCGCGCAGATCGTCGCGTCCAAGGCAGCGCAGTTCGGCTTCGCCGATGGCTTCGTCGCCGGCAACAGCGTGTCGAAGGGCATGAAGCTGAAGATGGTCGGCGGCATCTATCGCCGCAATCCCTGCGCCGCCATGGTGCTGGAAGAGTCCGACATCAAGACGCCGAAGGATCTCGAGGGCAAGACCGTCGGCATCGCCACCGGCTCCGCCCAGTTCCAGCAGTGGCCCGCTTTCATGAAGGGCGCAGGCCTGGATCCCGGCAAGGTGCGGGTGGTCAATGTGGACGGCGCCGGCGCCGGACCGGCGCTGATCTCCGGCCAGATCAACGCCGTCGGCGGTTTTGCCCAGGGCTACATCCCCGCCATCGAAATCCGCGGCAAGAAAAAGGTGCGCGCCTTCTGGTACGCCGACGAGGGCGTGACGGCGATGAGCAACGGCATGATCGTGCATCAGGACCTACTCACGGAGACCGATCTGATCCGCGGCATGGTGCGCGCCAGCATCAAGGGTTTTCTTTACGGCCGCGCCCATCCCGACGAGCTGACGCAGATCGTGAAGAAATATTCCGAGACCACCGACATGGCGATCACCCTGCGCGAGGCGCAGCTGTCGTGGAACACATGGGTGACGCCGACCACCGCCAACAAGCCGCTCGGCTGGATGGCGGCGGAAGACTGGGCGTCCACGGTGGCGGTGCTGAAGGCCTATGGCGGCGTCACCACGCCGCTCGAGGCGGCCGAACTGTTCACCAATGACTTCGTGCCCACCGAGGCCGAGTTCATTCCGCCGCAGAGCGCGTGA